One Aphelocoma coerulescens isolate FSJ_1873_10779 chromosome 4A, UR_Acoe_1.0, whole genome shotgun sequence DNA window includes the following coding sequences:
- the SERTM2 gene encoding serine-rich and transmembrane domain-containing 2 translates to MTEIYFKFRGNLTGRVHLPTLATEVDTTADKYSSLYVYVGLFLTLLAILLILLFSMLLRLKHVVSPTSASPESTENVQQFTDVEMHSRIPST, encoded by the coding sequence ATGACTGAGATTTATTTCAAGTTCCGCGGAAACCTGACCGGCCGTGTCCACCTTCCAACTCTGGCTACCGAAGTAGACACGACAGCAGACAAATATTCCAGCCTCTACGTGTACGTGGGATTGTTCCTAACCCTCCTGGCTATCCTCCTGATCCTGCTTTTCTCCATGCTCCTGCGCCTGAAGCACGTTGTCTCCCCCACCTCAGCCTCCCCTGAGAGCACTGAGAACGTGCAGCAGTTCACAGACGTGGAAATGCACAGCAGGATCCCCAGCACTTAG